One genomic region from Haloarcula sp. DT43 encodes:
- a CDS encoding VWA domain-containing protein — translation MAVSYTVAEGLTVGVESLWPLLVLPVAVGLLVYLVRRGESGPRSASDRSRRLLLASRVLIVCLLVLGAMEPYTVQTRETPGEPGVTLLSDDSASMGIYPNTTDELVRDIENEGVPVTRATIGSGSTSRLGDGVAANLRENGTVVVVSDGRVTEGRSLAAAAEDAAALNATVHSVTPQSPRTERAVAIAGPSTVSRGVQSQYTVSMQGVSVLEPVPVTVTVDGETVTEGELRPDGTLTVDHTFEELGAHRVTATLSGEDEYARNDVFYKSVRVIEQPDVLYVSQGQYPLRGYLDSLYNVSTASSVPADLGDYAAVVMQDTPAGNVGNATALQEYVIDGGGLVVAGGENAYENGGYETSPVASMLPVRVGNATGGESNIVVLVDVSGSAEGGLSIQKAVALDVLDQLGDENRVGVVAFNYNAYRVSELQPLGQNRAETADRIRRLESGGATDIAVGLQGADELLGDREGTIILLSDGQDRLGPPAAVANQLGREGTRVISVGVGRRVGVATLRQIASESGGSYFAADETERLRLLFGGTSRRYQGENLTIVTENTFITSGVELTANPGQANNVQVKPGADYQVATADGKPAIASWRFGLGRVVSITAYDSDNTMGGLLDRPDSLVVTKSVNYAVGDPTRTQTGVTAVGDARVGSPTTLTYRGDSRPEAADVSFRQVGDGRYRGEFTPREAGYRTVLDTEYAANYPVEYGAFGPSDSLDALVEATGGQTFSPSQGEQIASEARQKSTRVRTVRDTWDWVALLGALLLFTGEVVARRVQVYRGRTSLESGLP, via the coding sequence ATGGCGGTCTCCTACACCGTCGCGGAGGGGCTCACCGTCGGCGTCGAGTCCCTCTGGCCGCTGCTCGTCCTCCCGGTCGCCGTCGGCCTCCTCGTGTATCTCGTCCGGCGTGGCGAGAGCGGGCCGCGGTCGGCCTCGGACCGGAGCCGCCGGCTTCTGCTGGCCAGCCGCGTACTCATCGTCTGCCTGCTCGTCCTCGGTGCGATGGAGCCGTACACCGTCCAGACCCGCGAGACGCCGGGCGAGCCGGGCGTGACGCTGCTTTCGGACGACTCCGCCAGCATGGGCATCTATCCGAACACGACCGACGAGCTGGTGCGGGACATCGAAAACGAGGGGGTGCCGGTGACGCGGGCGACCATCGGCAGCGGGTCGACCTCGCGGCTCGGCGACGGCGTGGCGGCGAACCTCCGGGAGAACGGGACGGTCGTCGTCGTCTCCGACGGCCGGGTCACGGAGGGGCGGAGCCTGGCGGCGGCCGCCGAGGACGCCGCCGCGCTCAACGCGACCGTCCACAGCGTCACTCCCCAGTCGCCACGCACCGAGCGCGCCGTGGCGATAGCGGGGCCGTCGACGGTGAGCCGCGGCGTCCAGTCCCAGTACACCGTCTCGATGCAGGGCGTGAGCGTCCTCGAACCCGTGCCCGTGACGGTGACCGTCGACGGCGAGACCGTCACCGAGGGCGAACTCCGGCCGGACGGGACGCTCACCGTCGACCACACGTTCGAGGAGCTTGGGGCCCACCGCGTGACCGCGACGCTGTCCGGCGAGGACGAGTACGCGCGAAACGACGTGTTCTACAAGAGCGTCCGCGTCATCGAACAGCCCGACGTGCTGTACGTCTCGCAGGGCCAGTACCCGCTGCGGGGTTACCTCGATTCGCTGTACAACGTCTCGACGGCCTCGTCAGTGCCAGCTGACCTCGGCGACTACGCCGCCGTCGTCATGCAGGACACGCCGGCGGGCAACGTCGGGAACGCCACCGCACTGCAGGAGTACGTCATCGACGGCGGCGGGCTGGTCGTCGCCGGCGGGGAGAACGCCTACGAGAACGGCGGCTACGAGACGTCACCGGTGGCCTCGATGCTCCCGGTCCGGGTCGGGAACGCGACCGGCGGCGAGTCCAACATCGTCGTCCTCGTCGACGTCTCCGGCAGCGCCGAGGGCGGCCTCTCGATACAGAAGGCCGTCGCCTTGGACGTGCTCGACCAGCTCGGCGACGAGAACCGGGTCGGCGTCGTCGCGTTCAACTACAACGCCTACCGCGTCTCGGAGCTGCAACCGCTCGGACAGAACCGGGCCGAGACCGCCGACAGGATACGCCGGCTGGAAAGCGGCGGCGCGACGGACATCGCCGTCGGGCTCCAGGGGGCCGACGAACTGCTGGGCGACCGCGAGGGGACGATAATCCTGCTCAGTGACGGCCAAGACCGGCTCGGCCCGCCCGCGGCCGTCGCCAACCAACTGGGCCGGGAGGGGACGCGCGTCATCTCTGTCGGCGTCGGCAGGCGGGTCGGCGTCGCGACCCTGCGCCAGATAGCCAGCGAGTCCGGCGGCTCGTACTTCGCCGCCGACGAGACCGAGCGGCTGCGGCTCCTCTTTGGCGGCACCTCGCGGCGCTACCAGGGTGAGAACCTCACTATCGTCACGGAGAACACGTTCATCACCTCGGGCGTCGAGCTGACGGCGAACCCCGGCCAGGCCAACAACGTCCAGGTCAAGCCCGGGGCCGACTATCAGGTCGCCACCGCGGACGGGAAGCCGGCCATCGCCTCCTGGCGGTTCGGGCTGGGACGGGTCGTCTCTATCACCGCCTACGACTCGGACAACACGATGGGTGGTCTGCTCGACCGGCCCGACTCGCTGGTCGTCACGAAGTCGGTCAACTACGCCGTCGGCGACCCGACCCGCACCCAGACCGGCGTCACGGCGGTCGGCGACGCCAGGGTCGGGAGTCCGACGACGCTGACATACCGGGGCGACAGCCGTCCGGAGGCGGCGGACGTGTCCTTCCGGCAGGTCGGCGACGGCCGCTATCGCGGCGAGTTCACGCCCCGAGAGGCGGGATACCGGACGGTGCTTGACACCGAGTACGCGGCGAACTACCCCGTCGAGTACGGCGCGTTCGGGCCGAGCGACAGCCTCGACGCGCTCGTCGAGGCGACGGGCGGGCAGACCTTCAGTCCGAGCCAGGGCGAGCAGATAGCCAGCGAGGCGCGCCAGAAATCCACCCGCGTCCGCACCGTCCGAGACACCTGGGACTGGGTCGCCCTGCTCGGGGCGCTCTTGCTTTTCACCGGCGAGGTGGTCGCCCGCCGTGTTCAAGTGTACCGCGGCCGCACCTCCCTGGAGAGTGGTCTCCCGTGA
- a CDS encoding chromosome partitioning protein produces the protein MSAIGRRINVGLVVFVVLSMVGTGGTTVLYQDSASELRSQNQQLRQQNAELRGTLDDTRSELESTRTQVTELEEQLETRSEDVDQVATNLNQTESQLNATESQLSETRQSLRESRNRVEELEGTVSDLRDERDDLQDDVDDLESTVGDLESENEELEDERDELEDQVSDLQDDIDNLESRIRSLENDIQDLEDQNEALEDDIETICNRMETPDPTCEDY, from the coding sequence GTGAGCGCAATCGGCCGGCGCATCAACGTCGGACTCGTCGTGTTCGTCGTCCTCTCGATGGTCGGCACCGGCGGCACGACGGTGCTGTACCAGGACTCGGCGAGCGAACTCCGTTCACAGAACCAACAGCTCCGCCAGCAAAACGCCGAGCTTCGGGGGACCCTCGACGACACCAGAAGCGAACTGGAGTCGACGCGAACGCAGGTCACCGAACTCGAAGAGCAACTGGAGACGCGGTCGGAGGACGTCGACCAGGTCGCGACCAACCTGAACCAGACGGAGTCACAGTTGAACGCCACGGAGAGCCAACTATCCGAGACCCGGCAGTCGCTCCGGGAGAGCCGGAACAGGGTCGAGGAGCTGGAGGGGACTGTTTCTGACCTTCGGGACGAGCGGGACGACCTGCAGGACGATGTCGACGACCTCGAATCGACGGTCGGCGACCTGGAGAGCGAGAACGAGGAGCTGGAAGACGAGCGCGACGAGCTGGAGGACCAGGTGTCCGACCTGCAGGACGACATCGACAACCTGGAATCACGGATACGCTCCCTCGAAAACGACATCCAGGACCTCGAAGACCAGAACGAGGCGCTGGAAGACGACATCGAGACCATCTGCAACCGGATGGAGACGCCGGACCCGACCTGTGAGGACTACTGA
- a CDS encoding DUF7502 family protein yields MTDPDTNDGEDAAASDRTQARERMAAAIAEVRREGKKAAFVYAVVDAMLLFLLVNILLTVLSPAELPTQLSVPAAVTEPVGTAVGRSLSGLSLPTGAVVGSVAGAAWLVGEYLYRARRPLVEQFEAANPGVAEALRTARDAVEDGAETRMAARLYEDVLDGLKQSSSVALVDSRRLVGTLVVVVLLSLATVQVAVVDVGLLDRDPAETESPTDRPSRYEGLEDGDAILGDSEDVQAGDENLTAQIDSTGGEEELDRSQSFPPSPDTGGPGSGSGAVDSQQAGFAGQEDVEDADLIREYNLRIREQDPEDEDTDP; encoded by the coding sequence ATGACTGACCCGGACACCAACGACGGCGAGGACGCTGCCGCGAGCGACCGAACGCAGGCCCGCGAGCGCATGGCCGCGGCCATCGCTGAGGTCAGGCGCGAGGGCAAGAAGGCGGCGTTCGTCTACGCCGTCGTCGACGCGATGTTGCTCTTTCTGCTCGTGAACATCCTCCTGACGGTGCTCTCGCCGGCCGAACTCCCGACACAGCTGTCGGTGCCCGCGGCGGTGACCGAGCCGGTCGGGACGGCCGTCGGCCGCTCGCTCTCGGGGCTGTCGCTCCCGACTGGCGCGGTCGTCGGGAGCGTCGCCGGCGCGGCCTGGCTCGTCGGCGAGTACCTGTACCGCGCCCGCCGTCCCCTCGTCGAGCAGTTCGAGGCGGCGAACCCGGGCGTGGCCGAGGCGCTCCGGACCGCCCGGGACGCGGTCGAGGACGGGGCCGAGACGCGGATGGCCGCCAGACTCTACGAGGACGTCCTCGACGGCCTGAAGCAGAGTTCGAGCGTCGCCCTCGTCGACAGCCGGCGGCTCGTCGGGACGCTCGTTGTCGTCGTCCTGTTGAGTCTGGCGACGGTGCAGGTGGCGGTCGTCGACGTCGGCCTGCTGGACCGCGACCCGGCCGAGACGGAGTCGCCGACCGACCGGCCCAGCAGGTACGAGGGACTGGAGGACGGCGACGCGATACTCGGTGACAGCGAGGACGTCCAGGCCGGCGACGAGAACCTCACCGCCCAGATAGATTCGACCGGCGGCGAGGAGGAACTCGACCGGAGCCAGTCGTTCCCGCCGTCGCCGGACACCGGGGGGCCGGGGAGTGGCAGCGGCGCGGTCGACAGCCAGCAGGCCGGCTTCGCCGGTCAGGAAGACGTCGAGGACGCGGACCTCATCCGCGAGTACAACCTCAGGATTCGAGAGCAAGACCCGGAGGACGAGGACACCGACCCATGA
- a CDS encoding AAA family ATPase → MSPEQDIDELQRKIANAREQIGTRIVGQEEVLEQLLVCILADGNALLESNPGLGKTTMVRTVAEVTDLQFSRIQNTPDLMPSDITGTEIIRETDSGREFVFEKGPVFANVVLADEINRATPKTQAALLEAMQEKQVTAAGETYELPRPFFILATQNPIDQSGTYALPEAQTDRFMLKLLVDYPDYEEERTIVDMYTAGAEQVPVERSLTRSEIQEIQQLVREMPIADDLRDRAVQLVRRTREAEDIEFGASPRASMALVQTAKARAFLRGRSHVTGEDIEALAAPVLRHRIIVDFRAEREGRTADDLVASLLE, encoded by the coding sequence ATGAGCCCAGAGCAAGACATCGACGAACTACAGCGGAAGATAGCGAACGCACGTGAACAGATAGGGACGCGCATCGTCGGCCAGGAGGAGGTACTGGAGCAACTGCTCGTCTGTATCCTGGCCGACGGCAACGCCCTGCTCGAATCGAACCCGGGGCTGGGGAAGACGACGATGGTCCGGACCGTCGCAGAGGTGACGGACCTCCAGTTCTCCCGCATCCAGAACACCCCCGACCTGATGCCCTCGGACATCACGGGGACCGAAATCATCCGGGAGACAGACAGCGGTCGCGAGTTCGTCTTCGAGAAGGGGCCGGTGTTCGCAAACGTCGTCCTGGCCGACGAAATCAACCGGGCGACACCGAAGACACAGGCCGCGCTGCTGGAAGCGATGCAGGAGAAGCAGGTGACCGCCGCGGGCGAGACCTACGAACTGCCCCGTCCCTTCTTCATCCTGGCGACCCAGAACCCCATCGACCAGTCGGGGACCTACGCGCTGCCGGAGGCCCAGACCGACCGCTTCATGCTGAAACTGCTGGTCGACTACCCCGACTACGAGGAGGAGCGGACAATCGTCGACATGTACACCGCCGGGGCCGAACAGGTGCCGGTCGAGCGGTCGCTGACCCGCTCGGAGATTCAGGAGATACAGCAACTGGTCCGCGAGATGCCCATCGCCGACGACCTGCGCGACCGGGCGGTCCAGCTCGTTCGCCGGACCCGGGAGGCCGAGGACATCGAGTTCGGAGCCAGCCCGCGAGCGAGCATGGCGCTCGTCCAGACGGCGAAGGCGCGGGCGTTCCTCCGGGGCCGCTCCCACGTCACGGGCGAGGACATCGAAGCGCTGGCCGCGCCCGTCCTCCGCCACCGGATTATCGTGGACTTCCGGGCCGAGCGGGAGGGCCGGACGGCTGACGACCTCGTCGCGTCGCTGCTGGAATGA